The following coding sequences lie in one Maribacter forsetii DSM 18668 genomic window:
- a CDS encoding WD40/YVTN/BNR-like repeat-containing protein, whose protein sequence is MLACFLLPLSLLSQRRNKSQSTAPTYPEELYSSLDYRLIGPFRGGRSAAVTGVPGEPNLFYFGAAGGGVWKTLDGGRTWDNISDGYFGGSIGAVEVAKSDPNVIYVGGGEKTLRGNVSSGYGVWKTEDGGKTWATAGLEKSRHVPRLRVHPTDYNTVYAAVLGDIYKPTKDRGIYKSTDGGKNWKQVLFVNEQAGAVDLTFDPNNPRILYASTWHAQRTPYSLISGGDGSALWKSMDSGETWAEISKNEGFPTDTLGIIGVAVSPKNSEKVWAIVENKEKGGLYRSENGGKTWSIVNSERKLRQRAWYYTRVYADTQDEDVVYVLNVNYHKSTDGGKSFNTFNAPHGDHHDLWISPEDSQRMIIGDDGGAQISYDGGETWSTYYNQPTAQFYRVTTDNSFPYRIYVAQQDNSTLRMDHRSDGRTIDDSNWETTAGGESAWIAVDPKDNDIVYGGSYDGFLTRVNHKNKTVRGINVWPDNPMGAGAEAMKYRFQWNFPILFSRHNPKKLYTFSNYVHVSENEGQSWEVLSGDLTRNDPTKLGSSGGPITQDNTSVEYYCTIFTANESPLKEGILWVGSDDGLIHVSKDSGTTWENVTPSNMPEWNMINSIEPSNFDEGTCYVAATRYKLGDFQPYLYKTTDYGKTWTKITNGIPSEHFTRVVREDPKKKGLLYAGTETGMYVSFNDGASWSPFQMNLPIVPITDLTIKDDNLIVATQGRSLWIIDDLTVLHQLDESKKNANTILFKPKDSYRTKGRAGKKPSKTSGENLENGVITHFLLKNYSEKDTVQLTYTNMAGDTLANYSSSAKKKDKKLDLKKGGNTFVWDTRGKGATKLEGMIFWWANFDGAKAVPGDYKVHLNVNGTNNSETFTILPDPRAESSVAEMQQQYDFITDINTTIENAHQSIKKIRNVTKQLNSFTEQYKDDDHTKDLVEKAKAMKEKLGEVEKALYQTQNRSGQDPLNFPIKLTNKLGHLNSLVSIDDFPPTEQDIAVKNELTAKINKELQIFDSVISSELQEFNKGFNELNLNYLFIDESK, encoded by the coding sequence ATGCTGGCATGTTTTCTATTACCATTATCATTATTATCTCAGAGAAGAAATAAATCTCAAAGTACAGCACCAACGTATCCTGAAGAGCTATACTCTAGCTTGGACTATAGATTGATCGGTCCGTTTCGTGGTGGAAGATCGGCTGCTGTTACCGGCGTACCTGGCGAGCCTAATTTGTTTTACTTTGGCGCAGCAGGTGGCGGAGTATGGAAAACATTAGACGGGGGTCGTACTTGGGACAATATTTCCGATGGATATTTCGGCGGTAGTATCGGTGCCGTTGAGGTTGCAAAAAGTGACCCGAATGTTATATATGTTGGTGGTGGAGAAAAAACCTTAAGAGGTAACGTATCATCTGGTTACGGAGTTTGGAAAACCGAGGATGGAGGTAAAACCTGGGCTACGGCTGGGTTGGAAAAAAGTAGACATGTACCACGACTACGCGTGCATCCTACTGATTATAATACGGTATATGCGGCGGTTCTAGGAGATATTTATAAGCCGACTAAAGACCGTGGCATTTATAAAAGTACAGATGGCGGTAAAAATTGGAAACAAGTGCTATTTGTAAACGAGCAAGCGGGTGCGGTAGACTTGACCTTTGACCCCAACAACCCAAGAATTTTATATGCTTCTACATGGCATGCACAACGTACCCCTTACAGTTTAATAAGTGGTGGTGACGGCTCTGCACTTTGGAAGAGTATGGATAGTGGAGAAACTTGGGCAGAGATTTCAAAAAATGAAGGTTTCCCTACGGATACTTTGGGTATTATTGGTGTAGCCGTATCTCCTAAGAATTCAGAAAAGGTTTGGGCTATAGTAGAGAATAAGGAAAAAGGTGGTTTGTACCGTTCAGAAAATGGAGGTAAAACGTGGTCAATAGTTAATTCCGAAAGAAAGCTAAGACAACGTGCTTGGTATTACACAAGAGTATATGCCGATACGCAAGATGAAGATGTTGTGTATGTGTTGAATGTAAATTACCACAAGTCGACCGACGGAGGTAAATCTTTTAATACGTTCAATGCGCCCCATGGTGATCATCATGATTTATGGATTTCCCCTGAAGACTCACAACGTATGATCATTGGCGACGATGGTGGTGCACAAATTTCTTATGATGGAGGTGAAACATGGAGTACATATTACAATCAGCCTACGGCACAATTTTATCGTGTAACAACAGATAACTCTTTTCCATATAGAATTTATGTAGCACAGCAAGATAATTCAACCTTACGTATGGATCATAGAAGTGATGGGCGAACTATTGATGATAGTAATTGGGAGACTACGGCAGGTGGCGAATCTGCTTGGATTGCTGTGGACCCAAAAGATAACGATATTGTTTATGGTGGTAGTTATGACGGATTTTTAACCAGGGTCAATCACAAAAACAAAACAGTAAGGGGTATTAATGTATGGCCAGACAACCCAATGGGTGCCGGTGCGGAAGCTATGAAGTATCGTTTTCAGTGGAATTTCCCTATTTTATTCAGTAGACATAACCCGAAGAAATTATATACATTTTCCAATTACGTACATGTATCGGAAAATGAAGGTCAGAGCTGGGAAGTTTTAAGTGGTGACTTAACACGAAACGACCCAACGAAATTGGGTTCTAGTGGAGGGCCAATAACTCAAGATAATACCAGTGTAGAATACTACTGTACCATTTTTACGGCAAATGAAAGTCCGTTAAAAGAAGGTATTCTTTGGGTAGGTAGTGATGACGGATTAATTCATGTTTCTAAAGATTCTGGTACAACTTGGGAAAATGTTACGCCTTCAAACATGCCAGAGTGGAATATGATAAACAGTATAGAGCCATCAAACTTTGATGAGGGAACATGTTACGTTGCCGCAACAAGATATAAATTAGGTGATTTTCAGCCTTATCTTTATAAAACCACGGATTACGGTAAAACATGGACAAAAATAACGAACGGTATCCCTTCTGAACATTTTACAAGAGTAGTTCGTGAAGACCCAAAAAAGAAGGGATTGTTATATGCAGGTACCGAAACAGGCATGTACGTTTCTTTTAATGACGGAGCTAGTTGGTCTCCTTTTCAAATGAATTTACCTATTGTGCCAATTACAGATTTGACTATTAAAGACGATAATTTAATTGTGGCAACGCAAGGTCGTAGCCTTTGGATAATTGATGATTTAACGGTGTTGCATCAATTAGATGAAAGCAAGAAGAATGCGAATACTATTTTGTTCAAGCCAAAAGATTCCTATCGTACAAAAGGTAGGGCAGGTAAGAAGCCATCAAAAACTTCAGGTGAAAATTTGGAGAACGGTGTTATTACCCATTTTCTTTTGAAGAACTATTCTGAAAAAGACACCGTGCAATTAACGTATACTAATATGGCTGGTGATACATTGGCAAATTATAGTTCTTCGGCAAAGAAAAAAGACAAGAAACTAGACCTTAAAAAAGGAGGCAACACTTTTGTTTGGGATACGCGCGGTAAAGGTGCTACCAAATTAGAAGGAATGATTTTCTGGTGGGCCAATTTTGATGGTGCGAAAGCCGTACCTGGGGATTACAAAGTACACTTGAATGTGAACGGGACTAATAACAGCGAAACGTTTACCATTTTGCCAGACCCAAGAGCAGAAAGTTCAGTAGCGGAAATGCAGCAACAATATGATTTTATTACAGATATTAATACTACCATTGAAAATGCACATCAATCTATTAAGAAAATTAGAAATGTTACGAAGCAACTGAATTCGTTTACAGAACAATATAAGGATGATGATCATACCAAAGATTTGGTAGAGAAAGCCAAAGCCATGAAAGAAAAACTGGGTGAGGTAGAGAAGGCATTGTACCAAACTCAAAATAGAAGTGGTCAAGACCCCTTAAATTTTCCAATTAAATTGACCAATAAGTTAGGTCATTTAAATAGTTTGGTTTCTATAGATGATTTTCCGCCAACGGAACAAGATATTGCTGTTAAGAACGAATTGACAGCTAAGATTAATAAAGAGCTTCAAATATTTGATAGTGTAATATCATCTGAACTTCAAGAATTCAATAAAGGATTTAACGAGCTTAATTTGAATTACTTGTTTATTGATGAAAGTAAGTAA
- a CDS encoding alpha/beta hydrolase family protein, with protein MKFRTLLFSALLIAILFNGLTINNVNAQTNDFLYGDQLPDAPELSARGEYKVGVQTVNLVNPNQVDILNSKEGKDPTYDRPITIEVWYPASVKNDAKTVVYDEVMGTRGDTLRPLTPFTFKGRAYRDADALKGNKFPLVVVSHGYVGSRYLMTYLTENLASKGYIVAAIDHTDSTFKDANAFQSTLLNRPKDIRFVINEMEKLGAKGSKNKIEGLVDANNTAIIGYSMGGYGVLNVGGAGYSAGLGQFFTGMTGGSSAISVNLAGNAEYEKLADSRIKAIIAFAPWGMERGVWDAEGLKGLKTPTFFIAGSQDDISGYEKGIKAIHEGAVNADRYLLTYENARHNVAPNPPPAEALAPGLHIDEYYRYAEPSWDQRKLNNVNQHFVTAFIGKHLKNQDNTKFLDVQENSNEKDWTGFKPRSSTGMELLHAQPAN; from the coding sequence ATGAAATTTAGAACACTTTTGTTTTCGGCATTGTTAATTGCTATTCTATTCAATGGATTGACAATTAATAACGTAAATGCCCAAACCAATGATTTTTTATACGGAGACCAATTGCCCGATGCTCCTGAACTTAGTGCAAGAGGCGAATATAAAGTTGGCGTACAGACCGTAAATCTGGTTAATCCTAATCAAGTAGATATTTTAAATTCGAAAGAAGGTAAAGACCCAACCTATGACAGACCAATTACCATTGAAGTTTGGTATCCTGCCAGCGTAAAAAATGATGCTAAAACCGTTGTTTATGATGAAGTCATGGGAACAAGAGGCGATACGCTTAGACCATTAACACCATTTACCTTTAAAGGAAGAGCTTACAGAGATGCCGATGCATTAAAAGGGAATAAATTTCCTTTGGTGGTAGTATCTCACGGTTATGTTGGCTCTAGATATCTAATGACGTACTTAACAGAAAACCTGGCTTCTAAAGGGTACATCGTTGCTGCTATTGACCATACGGATTCAACTTTTAAAGATGCGAACGCATTTCAAAGTACTTTACTTAATAGACCTAAAGACATACGATTTGTAATTAATGAGATGGAAAAATTAGGCGCTAAAGGTTCTAAGAATAAAATCGAAGGATTAGTAGACGCCAATAACACCGCAATCATAGGATATTCTATGGGCGGATATGGAGTACTAAACGTTGGCGGAGCTGGATATAGTGCCGGTTTAGGACAATTCTTTACTGGAATGACAGGTGGTAGTTCTGCAATCTCCGTAAATCTTGCTGGAAATGCGGAATACGAAAAATTGGCTGATTCTAGAATAAAGGCAATCATAGCATTTGCTCCATGGGGAATGGAACGAGGAGTTTGGGATGCGGAAGGATTAAAAGGATTAAAAACTCCCACATTCTTTATTGCTGGAAGCCAAGATGATATTTCCGGTTACGAAAAAGGGATCAAAGCAATTCATGAAGGTGCGGTAAATGCAGACCGGTACTTATTAACTTACGAAAATGCAAGACATAATGTAGCACCTAACCCACCACCAGCAGAAGCATTAGCCCCAGGCTTACATATAGACGAGTACTATAGATACGCAGAACCATCATGGGATCAACGCAAATTGAATAATGTAAATCAACATTTTGTTACCGCGTTCATAGGCAAGCATCTTAAAAACCAAGACAACACCAAATTTTTAGATGTTCAGGAAAATTCAAATGAAAAAGATTGGACAGGTTTTAAACCAAGATCTTCTACCGGGATGGAGTTGTTACATGCACAACCCGCTAACTAA